The Streptococcus sp. 29896 genome includes a region encoding these proteins:
- a CDS encoding amino acid ABC transporter permease, with protein sequence MTVFTTSPYALENWLSYFNDFPIFFQGFLFTLAISVGAFIMAMFLGIVFGSLSSSKNKVLKIIARVYVEYYQNTPLLVQFMIVYYGLPLISNYVLMPSIYWTAVICVGLYHGAYIAEVIRAGIEAVPTGQTEAALSQGFTQSETMRIIILPQAIPTILPPLTNQVVNLIKNTATVAIISGADIMFMTKSWSAMNANYIPAFAGAAFLYFIMCFPVASWGRRIEEKNKSAFSH encoded by the coding sequence ATGACAGTTTTTACAACTAGTCCTTACGCTTTGGAAAATTGGCTGTCCTACTTCAATGACTTCCCAATCTTTTTTCAAGGCTTTCTCTTTACCTTAGCCATTTCTGTCGGGGCCTTTATCATGGCCATGTTTTTAGGAATTGTCTTTGGTAGTCTCTCTTCAAGTAAAAATAAAGTTTTAAAAATCATCGCACGTGTCTATGTTGAATACTATCAGAATACACCGCTTTTGGTTCAGTTCATGATTGTTTATTATGGACTTCCACTGATTTCAAATTATGTTCTCATGCCATCCATCTACTGGACAGCTGTTATCTGCGTGGGCCTCTATCACGGTGCCTATATCGCAGAGGTCATTCGTGCAGGGATTGAGGCGGTGCCGACTGGGCAAACTGAAGCCGCACTTTCACAAGGATTTACTCAGTCTGAAACCATGCGAATCATCATCTTGCCACAGGCCATTCCGACCATTCTTCCACCTTTGACCAACCAAGTAGTAAACTTAATTAAGAATACGGCTACTGTTGCTATTATCTCAGGTGCAGATATCATGTTTATGACAAAATCTTGGTCTGCCATGAATGCCAACTACATCCCAGCCTTTGCTGGTGCTGCTTTCCTTTACTTCATCATGTGCTTCCCTGTTGCAAGCTGGGGACGTCGCATTGAAGAAAAGAATAAGTCAGCCTTTTCACACTAA
- the thrS gene encoding threonine--tRNA ligase: protein MLKITFPDGAVREYQAGVTTFEIAESISKSLAKKALAGKFNGKLIDTTRAIEEDGTLEIVTPDHEDALDILRHSAAHLFAQAARRLFPDIKLGVGPAIQDGFYYDTDNAAGQISNEDLPRIQEEMMKIVKENFPSERREVTKEEALEIFKNDPYKLELIHEHSDDEGGLTIYTQGEYVDLCRGPHVPSTGRIQIFELLNVAGAYWRGKSENPMMQRVYGTAWFDKKDLKAYLQMREEAKERDHRKLGKELDLFMISQEVGQGLPFWLPNGATIRRTLERYITDKELASGYQHVYTPPLASVELYKTSGHWDHYHEDMFPTMDMGDGEEFVLRPMNCPHHIQVYKNHVRSYRELPVRIAELGMMHRYEKSGALTGLQRVREMTLNDGHIFVTPEQIQEEFKKALQLIIDVYADFNLNDYRFRLSYRDPEDKEKYYDNDEMWENAQRMLKGAMDEMGVDYFEAEGEAAFYGPKLDIQVKTALGNEETLSTIQLDFLLPERFGLTYIGADGEEHRPVMIHRGVISTMERFTAILIETYKGAFPTWLAPTQVTMIPISVEAHLDYAWKVAKELQDRGVRVHVDERNEKMQYKIRQSQTSKIPYQLIVGDKEMEDNAVNVRRYGSKATQTQSVAEFVDNILADIARKSRPAEAE from the coding sequence ATGCTTAAAATTACTTTCCCAGATGGTGCTGTTCGTGAGTACCAAGCTGGTGTGACTACTTTTGAAATTGCGGAGAGCATCAGCAAGTCTTTGGCGAAAAAGGCTCTTGCTGGTAAGTTCAATGGTAAATTGATTGACACTACTCGTGCTATTGAAGAGGACGGTACGCTTGAAATCGTAACGCCTGACCATGAGGATGCCTTGGACATCTTGCGTCACTCAGCTGCCCACTTGTTTGCCCAAGCGGCTCGTCGTCTTTTCCCAGATATCAAGTTGGGGGTTGGTCCAGCTATTCAGGATGGTTTCTACTATGACACGGACAATGCTGCTGGTCAAATTTCAAATGAAGATTTGCCACGTATTCAGGAAGAAATGATGAAGATTGTCAAGGAAAACTTCCCTTCAGAACGCCGTGAGGTGACCAAGGAAGAAGCTCTTGAGATTTTCAAAAATGATCCTTATAAGCTGGAATTGATTCACGAGCACTCTGATGATGAGGGCGGTTTGACTATTTATACCCAGGGTGAATATGTTGACCTCTGCCGTGGCCCACACGTTCCGTCAACAGGCCGTATCCAGATTTTTGAATTGCTCAATGTGGCTGGTGCCTACTGGCGTGGTAAGAGCGAAAATCCGATGATGCAACGTGTTTATGGTACAGCTTGGTTTGACAAGAAAGACCTCAAGGCTTACCTTCAAATGCGTGAGGAAGCCAAAGAGCGTGACCACCGTAAACTTGGTAAGGAATTGGATCTCTTCATGATCAGCCAAGAAGTTGGTCAAGGCTTGCCATTCTGGTTGCCAAACGGTGCGACTATCCGTCGTACCTTGGAGCGTTACATCACAGACAAGGAATTGGCTTCAGGCTACCAGCACGTTTACACACCACCGTTGGCTTCGGTTGAACTCTACAAGACTTCGGGTCACTGGGATCATTACCATGAAGATATGTTCCCAACTATGGACATGGGTGACGGTGAGGAGTTTGTGCTTCGTCCGATGAACTGCCCTCACCACATTCAGGTTTACAAAAACCATGTGCGTTCTTACCGTGAATTGCCAGTGCGTATCGCTGAGCTTGGTATGATGCACCGCTATGAAAAATCAGGTGCATTGACTGGTTTGCAACGGGTGCGTGAGATGACTCTTAACGACGGTCATATTTTCGTGACACCTGAGCAAATCCAAGAAGAGTTCAAAAAAGCTCTCCAGTTGATTATCGATGTGTACGCAGATTTCAACCTAAACGACTACCGTTTCCGCCTGTCTTATCGTGACCCAGAGGACAAAGAGAAGTACTATGACAACGATGAGATGTGGGAAAATGCCCAGCGTATGTTGAAGGGTGCCATGGATGAAATGGGCGTGGACTACTTTGAAGCAGAGGGTGAAGCAGCCTTCTACGGTCCGAAATTGGATATCCAGGTGAAAACTGCCCTTGGTAACGAGGAAACTCTGTCAACCATTCAGTTGGACTTCCTCTTGCCAGAACGCTTTGGTTTGACTTATATCGGTGCTGATGGCGAAGAGCACCGCCCAGTCATGATTCACCGTGGTGTTATCTCAACCATGGAACGCTTCACAGCTATCTTGATTGAAACCTACAAGGGTGCCTTCCCAACTTGGTTGGCTCCAACTCAAGTGACTATGATTCCGATCTCTGTGGAAGCTCATTTGGATTACGCTTGGAAGGTTGCTAAGGAATTACAAGACCGTGGCGTTCGCGTACACGTGGATGAGCGGAACGAGAAGATGCAGTACAAGATTCGTCAGAGCCAGACCAGCAAGATTCCATACCAGCTCATCGTCGGTGACAAGGAAATGGAAGATAATGCAGTCAACGTTCGTCGTTACGGAAGTAAGGCAACGCAAACTCAGTCTGTTGCAGAATTTGTGGACAATATCCTAGCAGATATTGCTCGCAAATCACGTCCAGCTGAAGCTGAATAA
- a CDS encoding amino acid ABC transporter ATP-binding protein, whose protein sequence is MALVEFKNVNKYYGDYHALRDINLSFEKGQVVVLLGPSGSGKSTLIRTINGLEAIDNGSLVVNGHDISSTSIKELVALRKEVGMVFQHFNLYPHKTVLENVTLAPIKVLGIDKATAEKTAQKYLEFVNLWDRKDSYPAMLSGGQKQRVAIARGLAMNPELLLFDEPTSALDPETIGDVLAVMQKLARDGMNMIVVTHEMGFAREVADRIIFMAEGEVLVDTTDVNDFFENPTEPRAKQFLSKIINHESDKVKL, encoded by the coding sequence ATGGCCTTAGTTGAATTTAAAAACGTCAATAAATACTATGGAGACTATCATGCCCTCCGTGACATCAATCTATCTTTTGAAAAAGGACAGGTCGTTGTTTTACTTGGACCTTCCGGCTCTGGAAAATCAACCCTTATCCGTACCATTAATGGTTTAGAAGCAATTGATAATGGAAGTCTCGTGGTCAATGGCCACGATATCTCTTCTACTTCTATCAAAGAATTGGTTGCCCTTCGCAAGGAAGTCGGCATGGTTTTCCAGCACTTCAACCTCTACCCACACAAGACTGTGTTAGAAAATGTCACTTTAGCTCCCATCAAGGTCTTGGGAATTGACAAGGCAACTGCTGAAAAAACAGCCCAAAAATATCTTGAATTTGTCAACCTTTGGGACCGCAAAGATTCTTATCCTGCCATGCTCTCCGGTGGACAAAAGCAACGGGTTGCCATCGCTCGGGGCTTGGCAATGAATCCTGAACTCCTCCTCTTTGACGAACCAACATCTGCCTTAGACCCAGAAACCATCGGAGATGTTCTGGCCGTTATGCAAAAGCTGGCACGCGATGGGATGAATATGATTGTCGTGACCCACGAGATGGGCTTCGCCCGTGAAGTAGCGGACCGCATCATCTTTATGGCAGAGGGAGAAGTCTTGGTCGATACAACAGATGTCAATGATTTCTTCGAAAATCCAACTGAGCCTCGTGCCAAGCAATTCCTCAGCAAGATTATCAACCACGAGTCCGACAAGGTAAAACTCTAG
- a CDS encoding MBL fold metallo-hydrolase: MIGQGFNYSILASGSSGNCFYLETDKKKLLVDAGLSGKKITSLLAEIDRKPEDLDAIFVTHEHSDHIHGIGVLARKYGLDIYANKETWQAMETKLGKIDVAQKHIFELGAMKTFGDLDIQSFGVSHDAANPQFYRFMKDNKSFVLLTDTGYVSDRMVGLVENADAYLIESNHDIEILRSGSYSWNLKQRILSDKGHLCNEDGADAMIRSLGNKTKKIYLGHLSKENNIKELAHLTMVNQLAQADLGVGKDFHVFDTSPDTATALTKI, encoded by the coding sequence ATGATAGGACAGGGATTTAATTATAGTATTTTAGCTTCGGGATCGAGCGGCAACTGCTTCTATCTGGAAACTGATAAGAAAAAACTCTTGGTTGATGCAGGGCTTTCCGGTAAAAAAATCACGAGTCTTTTGGCAGAAATTGATCGCAAACCAGAGGATTTAGATGCCATCTTTGTGACACATGAACACAGCGACCACATCCATGGTATCGGCGTCCTTGCTCGAAAATACGGTTTGGATATTTATGCCAACAAGGAGACTTGGCAGGCTATGGAGACCAAGTTGGGGAAAATCGATGTTGCCCAGAAGCATATCTTCGAACTCGGTGCCATGAAGACTTTTGGTGATTTGGATATCCAGTCTTTTGGCGTTAGCCACGATGCGGCCAATCCCCAGTTTTACCGTTTTATGAAGGACAACAAATCCTTTGTCCTCTTGACGGACACAGGTTATGTCAGTGACAGAATGGTTGGCTTGGTGGAAAATGCGGATGCTTATTTGATTGAATCCAACCATGACATTGAGATCCTGCGTTCGGGTTCTTACTCTTGGAACCTCAAGCAACGGATTTTATCTGACAAGGGCCACCTGTGCAACGAAGATGGGGCAGATGCTATGATTCGTTCCTTGGGCAATAAAACCAAGAAAATTTACCTTGGCCATCTTTCCAAGGAAAACAATATCAAGGAATTGGCCCATTTGACCATGGTCAATCAATTGGCTCAGGCTGATTTAGGGGTGGGTAAAGACTTCCACGTCTTTGATACGTCCCCTGATACTGCGACAGCTTTAACCAAAATATAA
- a CDS encoding amino acid ABC transporter permease, whose amino-acid sequence MNYVLELLKPSTFQLLWNGLKLTLYISSISVVLSVLFGMILAIMRNGKNPIFKWIATIYIEFVRNVPNLLWIFTVFLVFQMKSTPAGITAFTIFTTAAMAEIIRGGLNAIGPGQTEAGLSQGFTPVQIMVYIIMPQAIRKMLPAIISQIVTVIKDTSFLYSVIALQELFGASQILMGRYFEAEQVFALYIMVALIYFSINFAISSLSRYVAKSWASSIE is encoded by the coding sequence ATGAATTATGTTTTAGAATTACTCAAACCTTCAACCTTCCAACTCTTGTGGAACGGCTTGAAACTCACTCTCTATATTTCCAGTATTTCCGTGGTCTTGTCTGTCCTGTTTGGTATGATTTTGGCCATCATGCGCAACGGAAAAAATCCAATTTTCAAGTGGATTGCAACCATCTATATCGAATTTGTGCGTAATGTGCCCAACTTGCTGTGGATTTTCACTGTCTTCTTGGTTTTCCAAATGAAGTCAACGCCTGCTGGTATTACTGCTTTTACCATTTTTACCACGGCAGCCATGGCCGAGATTATCCGTGGTGGTCTCAACGCCATCGGACCGGGCCAGACCGAAGCTGGTTTATCACAGGGTTTTACCCCAGTACAAATCATGGTTTATATCATCATGCCACAGGCCATTCGCAAGATGCTGCCAGCCATCATCTCGCAGATTGTAACGGTCATCAAGGACACTAGTTTCCTCTACTCCGTTATCGCTCTTCAAGAACTCTTTGGTGCGAGTCAAATCCTTATGGGACGTTACTTTGAAGCAGAGCAAGTCTTTGCCCTCTACATCATGGTCGCCTTGATTTACTTTAGCATCAACTTTGCCATTTCAAGCCTGTCACGTTATGTGGCCAAGTCTTGGGCGAGCAGTATTGAGTAA
- the vicK gene encoding cell wall metabolism sensor histidine kinase VicK, with translation MINQLRYLITTAEFWFIVIIIGFVIALTVLLLENHKDNRQIKLLNAKVQSLISGDYSEVLDLRGSPEITDMTNSLNDLSEVIRLTQDNLTQEKTRLSSILSYMSDGVMATDRMGRVIMINDMAQKQLGLSAKSGENASLIEILELGDKYSFRELLAQTPEVVLEHANENGEFLTLRANFATIRSESGLISGLVVVLHDMTEQAKEERERRLFVSNVSHELRTPLTSVKSYLEALDEGALTEAVAPSFVKVSLEETNRMMRMISDLLSLSRIDNQVGTMDVELINFTAFVTFILNRFDQMKSQSTDKEYSIVRDYQITPIWVEIDTDKMTQVIDNILNNAIKYSPDGGKITFSMKTTDSQLIVSISDEGLGIPKADLPRIFDRFYRVDKARSRAQGGTGLGLAIAKEIIKQHQGFIWAKSEYGHGSTFTIVLPYSKDISFDDWDEATEEE, from the coding sequence ATGATTAATCAATTACGTTATCTGATCACAACGGCAGAATTTTGGTTTATTGTGATCATCATCGGCTTTGTCATCGCCTTGACAGTGCTGCTTTTGGAAAACCACAAGGACAATCGGCAAATCAAACTCCTCAATGCTAAGGTCCAGTCTTTGATTTCTGGTGACTACTCAGAGGTCTTGGATTTAAGAGGGAGCCCTGAAATTACTGATATGACCAATTCGTTGAATGATCTGTCAGAAGTGATTCGCCTGACCCAGGACAATTTAACCCAAGAAAAAACACGTCTTTCTTCTATCTTATCCTATATGAGCGATGGTGTGATGGCGACGGATCGAATGGGGCGGGTCATTATGATCAATGATATGGCTCAAAAGCAACTGGGACTGTCGGCAAAATCAGGGGAAAATGCCAGTCTGATTGAGATTTTAGAATTAGGTGACAAGTATAGCTTCCGAGAACTCTTGGCCCAAACGCCTGAGGTTGTTTTGGAGCATGCAAATGAAAATGGAGAATTTTTGACCCTTCGTGCTAATTTTGCGACTATTAGGAGTGAGAGTGGCTTGATTTCTGGTTTGGTTGTGGTCTTACACGACATGACGGAGCAGGCCAAGGAAGAACGAGAACGACGCCTCTTTGTATCCAATGTCAGTCATGAACTGCGAACGCCTCTTACCTCGGTTAAGTCCTATCTGGAGGCGCTTGATGAGGGGGCTTTGACAGAGGCGGTTGCCCCAAGTTTTGTCAAAGTGTCTTTGGAAGAAACCAACCGCATGATGCGAATGATTTCAGACCTCTTGAGTTTATCGCGTATTGATAACCAAGTGGGGACCATGGATGTGGAGTTGATTAACTTTACGGCATTTGTGACCTTTATTCTCAACCGTTTTGATCAAATGAAAAGTCAATCAACCGATAAGGAATACAGCATTGTCCGTGATTATCAGATTACACCGATTTGGGTTGAAATTGATACAGATAAGATGACCCAGGTAATCGACAATATCTTAAACAATGCCATCAAGTATTCGCCAGACGGGGGCAAGATTACCTTCAGCATGAAGACAACCGACTCTCAGTTGATTGTGTCAATTTCAGATGAAGGTCTAGGCATTCCTAAGGCAGACTTGCCTCGGATCTTTGACCGTTTTTATCGAGTTGACAAGGCTCGGTCTCGGGCGCAGGGGGGGACAGGTTTAGGATTGGCGATTGCTAAAGAAATTATCAAACAGCACCAGGGCTTTATCTGGGCCAAGAGTGAATATGGTCATGGTTCGACCTTTACCATCGTCTTGCCTTATAGCAAGGATATCAGTTTTGATGACTGGGATGAAGCAACTGAGGAAGAATAG
- a CDS encoding transporter substrate-binding domain-containing protein: MTDKKINLFLTIRLLIISCLALFFIHQPVAQTETPAELSTSDQVQAIIDRGVLRVGVKQDVPNFGYKNPDTGEFEGMEIDIARKIADELGVEIEFTPVTAQTRGPLLDNGQVDMVIATFTITEERKLLYNFTTPYYTDAVGFLVNKDSGIKTFTDLDGKTIGVAQGSITRTLISELADKYGISVNFAELGSYPELSVSLRAHRTDAFSVDQSILSGYISSKSELMDFSFSASDYGIVTKLSNTELNDYLNSLVEEWTADGSLQALYDANGLKPVTETDE, translated from the coding sequence ATGACAGATAAGAAAATAAATCTCTTCTTGACCATCCGCCTCCTGATCATTAGTTGCTTAGCCCTCTTTTTCATCCACCAACCTGTCGCTCAGACAGAAACACCTGCTGAACTCTCGACTAGCGATCAAGTTCAAGCCATCATCGATAGAGGCGTGCTCCGTGTCGGAGTGAAACAGGACGTCCCTAACTTTGGATACAAAAACCCTGATACTGGTGAATTCGAGGGAATGGAGATTGACATTGCTCGCAAAATTGCCGATGAATTGGGTGTAGAGATTGAATTTACCCCTGTTACGGCACAAACTCGCGGACCGCTCTTAGATAATGGTCAAGTCGATATGGTCATCGCAACTTTTACCATCACTGAGGAACGTAAACTCCTCTACAATTTCACAACTCCTTACTACACAGATGCCGTTGGCTTCTTGGTCAATAAGGATAGTGGGATTAAGACCTTTACCGACCTAGATGGAAAGACAATCGGTGTGGCTCAAGGCTCCATTACACGTACCCTCATCTCTGAATTGGCAGACAAGTATGGTATCTCAGTCAATTTTGCAGAGCTTGGTTCTTATCCAGAACTCTCTGTCTCGCTACGCGCTCACCGTACAGACGCATTTTCTGTAGACCAATCTATCCTTTCTGGGTATATCAGCTCAAAATCTGAACTCATGGACTTTAGCTTCTCAGCTTCAGACTATGGTATCGTGACTAAATTATCCAATACGGAGCTTAACGACTACTTAAACAGCCTGGTTGAAGAATGGACAGCTGACGGTAGTCTTCAAGCCCTCTATGATGCCAATGGCCTCAAACCAGTCACAGAAACTGACGAATAG
- a CDS encoding glycosyltransferase family 4 protein codes for MKVLLYLEGKTVLEKSGIGRALQHQMEALDKAGIPYTTDLLGEYDVIHINTYGPRSWLLLHAAKRRGKKVILHGHSTREDFQNSFIGSNVLAPYVGKYLASMYQKADFIITPSPYSKQLIESYGVTTPIVAVSNGIDLNKYQQDAHKEAVFRQHFGIEENQPVVISAGLYFRRKGIEDFVKVAERMPHVRFIWFGSINKWMIPSYIRKIVEGDHPENVSFPGYFKGAVYQGAMTAASAFFFPSYEETEGIVVLEALASRQHVVLRDIPVYEGWIDDSQVELGRSVDDFVTSLQAILDKKVDKREAGYQVAVSRSIDKVSNQLVEAYERVREM; via the coding sequence ATGAAAGTTTTGTTATACCTAGAAGGTAAGACTGTTCTTGAAAAATCAGGAATTGGCCGTGCCCTTCAACACCAGATGGAAGCCTTAGATAAGGCCGGTATCCCTTATACAACGGATCTTTTGGGAGAGTACGATGTGATTCACATAAACACCTACGGACCACGTAGTTGGTTGCTGCTTCATGCTGCAAAGCGTCGTGGGAAAAAGGTGATTCTTCATGGCCATTCGACCCGAGAGGATTTTCAAAATTCCTTCATTGGCTCAAATGTCTTGGCGCCATATGTAGGGAAATACCTAGCAAGCATGTATCAAAAGGCGGATTTTATCATCACGCCATCTCCTTATTCCAAACAGTTGATTGAGTCCTATGGAGTGACGACACCGATTGTAGCTGTGTCAAATGGTATTGACTTGAATAAGTACCAACAAGATGCACATAAGGAAGCAGTTTTTCGTCAGCATTTTGGCATTGAAGAAAACCAACCGGTTGTTATTTCGGCTGGCTTGTATTTTCGACGTAAGGGGATTGAGGATTTTGTTAAAGTAGCAGAGCGGATGCCCCATGTTCGGTTCATCTGGTTTGGTTCCATCAATAAATGGATGATTCCATCCTATATTCGAAAAATTGTTGAGGGAGACCATCCAGAAAATGTCTCCTTCCCAGGTTATTTCAAAGGGGCTGTTTACCAAGGAGCTATGACAGCTGCTAGTGCCTTCTTTTTCCCTTCTTATGAGGAGACAGAAGGAATTGTCGTTTTAGAGGCCTTGGCTAGTCGTCAACATGTGGTCTTGAGGGACATTCCAGTTTATGAAGGATGGATTGATGACAGCCAGGTGGAACTTGGACGCTCAGTTGATGATTTTGTAACCTCTTTGCAGGCAATCTTGGATAAGAAGGTTGATAAACGAGAAGCTGGCTATCAGGTGGCGGTCAGTCGGTCGATTGACAAGGTGTCTAATCAGCTGGTAGAAGCTTATGAGAGAGTAAGGGAGATGTAG
- the yycF gene encoding response regulator YycF, whose amino-acid sequence MKKILVVDDERPISDIIKFNMTREGYEVVTAFDGKEALERFEAEFPDIVILDLMLPEIDGLEVARTIRKTSNVPILMLSAKDSEFDKVIGLEIGADDYVTKPFSNRELQARVKALLRRSELSETQVDSDNQGTPEIVIGDLVIVPDAFVAKKHGKELELTHREFELLHHLANHLGQVMTREHLLETVWGYDYFGDVRTVDVTVRRLREKIEDLPSRPEYILTRRGVGYYIKGND is encoded by the coding sequence ATGAAAAAAATTCTAGTTGTTGATGATGAGAGACCAATCTCCGATATTATCAAGTTTAACATGACCAGAGAGGGCTATGAAGTCGTGACAGCCTTCGATGGGAAAGAAGCCTTGGAACGATTTGAAGCAGAATTTCCAGATATTGTGATTTTGGATTTGATGCTGCCTGAAATAGATGGGCTAGAAGTGGCACGTACCATTCGTAAGACCAGTAATGTACCGATTTTGATGCTGTCGGCTAAGGACAGTGAATTTGATAAGGTTATTGGATTGGAAATCGGGGCAGATGATTATGTAACCAAGCCATTTTCAAATCGTGAATTGCAGGCGCGTGTCAAGGCTCTTTTACGCCGTAGTGAATTGTCTGAAACCCAAGTCGATAGTGACAACCAGGGGACTCCTGAAATTGTCATTGGTGATTTGGTCATCGTACCAGATGCCTTTGTGGCTAAAAAGCACGGGAAAGAGTTGGAATTGACCCACCGTGAGTTTGAGTTGCTGCACCATCTGGCCAATCATTTGGGACAGGTGATGACACGGGAACACTTGCTTGAAACAGTCTGGGGTTACGATTACTTTGGGGATGTCCGTACAGTAGATGTGACAGTCCGTCGTTTGCGTGAAAAAATTGAAGACTTGCCAAGCCGTCCAGAATACATTTTGACTCGCCGTGGCGTAGGCTACTATATAAAAGGAAATGATTAA
- a CDS encoding glycosyltransferase family 4 protein, protein MRIGLFTDTYFPQVSGVATSIRTLKTELEKQGHTVFIFTTTDEDVNRYEDWDIIRIPSIPFFAFKDRRVAYAGFTDALKIAQRYKLDIIHTQTEFSLGILGKMIAKELDIPVLHTYHTQYEDYVHYIAKGRLIRPSMIKYFVRAYFRDLDGVICPSEIVDDLLTTYQIPIEKRVIPTGIDLVKFDRPEISQDDVAELRQLLGIASDETMLLSLSRISHEKNIQAIVKAMPRIVQENPKVRLVIVGGGPYSEELQSLIDQVQMTDVIQMTGMIAPSETALYYKAADFFISASTSETQGLTFLESLASGTPIIAHANSYLDNVISDKMFGTLYQREVDLADAVLDAILLTPAMNDFHLEKKLYEISSTNFGRRVYEFYLDLKISHDFRKQHINEDSVAESLIKGAISLPRRVLVTSSDRTVKILKKSVDQVRSVRNFFD, encoded by the coding sequence ATGCGGATTGGATTGTTTACAGATACTTATTTTCCACAAGTGTCCGGGGTGGCGACCTCTATTCGGACCTTGAAGACGGAATTGGAAAAGCAAGGGCATACGGTTTTTATCTTTACGACGACTGATGAGGATGTCAATCGCTATGAGGATTGGGACATTATTCGTATTCCCAGTATCCCATTCTTTGCATTTAAGGATAGACGGGTGGCCTATGCTGGCTTTACAGATGCCTTGAAAATCGCTCAGCGCTATAAGTTAGACATTATCCACACCCAGACAGAGTTTTCATTGGGGATTTTGGGGAAAATGATCGCCAAGGAATTAGATATTCCTGTGCTTCATACCTATCATACGCAGTACGAAGATTATGTCCATTACATTGCCAAAGGGCGCCTGATTCGGCCAAGTATGATCAAGTATTTTGTCCGAGCTTATTTCCGTGATTTGGATGGGGTCATTTGCCCAAGCGAGATCGTGGATGACTTGTTGACGACATACCAGATTCCGATTGAGAAACGTGTGATTCCGACGGGGATTGACTTGGTTAAGTTCGATCGACCAGAAATCAGTCAGGATGATGTCGCGGAGTTGCGGCAACTTTTGGGGATTGCTTCGGATGAAACCATGTTGCTTAGTCTGTCTCGAATTTCACATGAAAAAAATATCCAAGCAATTGTCAAGGCTATGCCACGCATTGTGCAGGAAAATCCAAAGGTCAGGTTGGTCATTGTCGGTGGAGGTCCATACTCAGAAGAGTTGCAATCCTTGATTGACCAAGTTCAAATGACAGATGTCATCCAGATGACAGGCATGATTGCGCCGAGTGAAACAGCCCTTTATTATAAGGCGGCGGACTTCTTTATTTCCGCTTCGACCAGTGAGACTCAAGGGCTGACTTTCTTAGAGAGCTTGGCTTCAGGTACACCGATTATTGCTCACGCCAATTCTTATTTGGACAATGTCATCTCGGATAAGATGTTTGGTACCTTGTATCAACGTGAGGTTGATTTGGCAGATGCTGTTTTAGATGCAATCTTGTTGACCCCAGCTATGAATGACTTCCATTTAGAGAAGAAGCTGTATGAAATCTCTTCCACAAACTTCGGACGACGGGTCTATGAGTTTTATCTGGATTTGAAAATTTCTCATGATTTTCGAAAACAGCATATCAATGAGGATTCCGTTGCAGAATCTTTGATTAAGGGAGCTATCTCTCTGCCAAGAAGGGTTTTGGTTACTTCTTCGGATCGTACAGTAAAGATTTTGAAAAAATCAGTTGATCAGGTTCGTTCGGTGCGCAATTTCTTTGACTAG